From the Pirellulales bacterium genome, the window CTGATGGCTTGCACGGAACAGATTCGCCACCGGGCTGGCGATAAGGAGGGCATTCTTATGCGGTTGTCGCGCATCATGCGGCAGGTCGCCGCGGTGGCGTTTGCGCTGCAGTTTTTCGCCGTGGCGTCGTTGGCTGCCGACCAAGGCCAACAGAAATCATCAACAAGCGCCGCGTCTAATACGGCAGCGCAGCTCGTGCATAAGGCGCTCGTCGCTGAAGCTGCCGGGGAGACGGAACGCCGCACGGAGTATCTCAAAGACGCTCTTGTCGCTGACCCTGATTATGCGCCCGCACATTGGCAATCGGGCGAAGTGCGCATCGGCGATCAATGGCTGAAGGTCGAGTCCGCGGCGTCGCATGCAACCCGGACGGGCAAGGTTGCCAAATACCGTCAGCTTCGCGACGCGGGGCACAACACGACGAACGAGCACCTGCAGCTTGCCCGCTGGTGCGCGGCCGATGGTCTTGCGGATCAGGAGCGATTCCACCTGCTGTGGGCCACGCAATCGGTAACGACAAAAAAACAACGATTGGAAATCGTTAAGCGGCTCAACCTGGTTCGCTATCAGGGGACCATGATGCCTCCCGCACAGGCGGAACTGCTCAAGTCGCAGGCGAAAACGCACGACAAAGCCATGCAGGAATGGAAGCCGCGGATCGTGGCGATCCGTCGCGACATCGAAGGCCGAGACGCGAAAAAACAGGCCGCGGCATTCAATCAACTGCGCTCAATTAAGGACCCGGCCGCCATACCCGCGCTTGAGGCAGTCTTAGTCAATTGCAAACCGGATGTCCTCGAAGTTGCGCTCGCAACGATTGCAGCAATGTCTGGCCAATCAGCCACAGATTCATTGATCCGCCACGTCGTCTTTTGCGAAGACGAGTCCGTCCGCCAGGCGGCCGCCGAGGCGCTCACGCCCCGATCGATCTATAGCTATGCGCCAACGCTGATGTCGGCCCTGCAATCGCCGGTCGAAGTACAGTTTGATTCCGTCTTCGTAAATGGCCAATACCGCCATCGATTGACGCTTTTTCAGGAAGGTCCTTTGATGGACCAATCGTTCGTCTCGAACGGTGGATCTCACGAGGATGTGCGCGTAGTCACGCATCCCATGACCCATCGTGCCACAGACTACTACGACCATTACACACCGGACCCGACAGCGAACACCGACGCTCTGCATGCGGAACGCGAGTTATCTGCGAATGTCGTGCGCACGGCGATGAATCAGCGAGTTACAAGCGCACTTCAAGTGGCGACTGGAAATGATTTCGGCGCAGAACCGGCCCCGTGGTGGGATTGGTGGTTGAACTACAACGAGATGTACCAACCCCCCTATAAGCCCGTCAGTCAGGTCGTCGTGAATAACACGCCCGCGGTGCCCTATACCTATCGAGTGAGTTCTGTTTCCTGCTTCGTCGCCGGCACGCCGGTGCAGACCACGACCGGGCCGATGCCGATTGAACAGGTCAAGCCCGGCGAGTGCGTGCTAGCGCAAGATCCTGATTCGGGAGAACTAACCTACAAGCCGGTCATCGTGACAACAGTACGGCCGCCGAGTCCGCTCGTCGAGATTCAGCTCGAACGCGAAACCATCCGCGCCACGCGCGGCCATCCGTTCTGGGTTTCCGGCATCGGCTGGCAGATGGCCAAAGAGTTGCAGGCCGGTCAGTGGTTGCACACCACGAGTGGCCCGGCACAAATCGAAAGCGTGGAGCAAACTGGCGAGGCGGAATGCTTCAACATGATCGTAGCCGACTTTAACACGTATTTTGTCGGCGACGCCCAAGTGTTGGTGCATGATAACAATCTGCGGCAGGTAACCACGGCTACGGTGCCGGGAATGGTTGATCCATGAGGCAACGCGTTTGTGTCGGGCCGGCAGATATCGCGCATGTTGACCGTCAGGTGGCCAGCGTTCGTCTAATGCGATTGAGGCAGAACTGAATTGGTTCGAGAAAAAGTTGGCCACCAAGTTGGCCGGGAGCGAACGATGCGAGCGTTCCGTTTCTGCGTACGGTGCGGTTTAGCGGTTGCAATAGTTGGCGGCGCGTGTTTCGCGCCGTTCGTCCAAGCAGCAGAGCCGAGCGCCACCAAAACCAGCGCCATTAAAACGAGCGCGGCCAACGAAGGAACCGCCACTGCGGCGGAACTCGTCCGCCAGGCCTTACAGGCCGAGGCCGACGGCAAGCTGGACGAACGGGTTGAGTTGCTACACCAGGCGATGCAAGTCGACGAGCAATATGCGCCGGCACATTGGCAACTAGGAGAAGTGCGGGTGGGCGAGCGGTGGCTCCCCACCGATACGGCCGCGGCCGGTAATGCCTGGGCCAGCAAGTTTCTCGACTATCGGAAGCAGGTACGACAGTCGGCGCAGACAGCCGATGCTCACTTGAAGGTCGCGCGCTGGTGCGAACAGGCGGGCATGAAGGATCAGGAGCAGATGCACCTGAGAATTGCCATGAACCTGCGTCCCACCAAGACG encodes:
- a CDS encoding polymorphic toxin-type HINT domain-containing protein, whose protein sequence is MRLSRIMRQVAAVAFALQFFAVASLAADQGQQKSSTSAASNTAAQLVHKALVAEAAGETERRTEYLKDALVADPDYAPAHWQSGEVRIGDQWLKVESAASHATRTGKVAKYRQLRDAGHNTTNEHLQLARWCAADGLADQERFHLLWATQSVTTKKQRLEIVKRLNLVRYQGTMMPPAQAELLKSQAKTHDKAMQEWKPRIVAIRRDIEGRDAKKQAAAFNQLRSIKDPAAIPALEAVLVNCKPDVLEVALATIAAMSGQSATDSLIRHVVFCEDESVRQAAAEALTPRSIYSYAPTLMSALQSPVEVQFDSVFVNGQYRHRLTLFQEGPLMDQSFVSNGGSHEDVRVVTHPMTHRATDYYDHYTPDPTANTDALHAERELSANVVRTAMNQRVTSALQVATGNDFGAEPAPWWDWWLNYNEMYQPPYKPVSQVVVNNTPAVPYTYRVSSVSCFVAGTPVQTTTGPMPIEQVKPGECVLAQDPDSGELTYKPVIVTTVRPPSPLVEIQLERETIRATRGHPFWVSGIGWQMAKELQAGQWLHTTSGPAQIESVEQTGEAECFNMIVADFNTYFVGDAQVLVHDNNLRQVTTATVPGMVDP